The Elaeis guineensis isolate ETL-2024a chromosome 14, EG11, whole genome shotgun sequence genome has a segment encoding these proteins:
- the LOC140853664 gene encoding uncharacterized protein — translation MTPEICGTESATHHQSPLRVLHRTASHRRHFERLRPAACLFVSPPPPINDFFLQQTVTYPRRAITSFNAASVTFQLREPPNTVCETHIYHQISDPSRQCAKEITAARSAPSDGEASWLNRREELPQLDTSDVLNPIKEQFPILSYRDFYQLAVVVAVEVTGVPAIPVHRGTNDYQAAVNQCKEELHRFIAVENCAPLMLRIAWHLAGRMRFQVNRPRRVVNNDLHDAFGRLEGIKRRFPMLSDGDFYQLAGVVAFEVTGGPEIHFHPGSENLARRVEELEESDEKKAKEILDLKASLKRNGEDFQNLVRRVRMLEESNNKKHEEILTLKALLTRI, via the exons ATGACGCCGGAAATATGCGGAACCGAGTCAGCAACCCATCACCAATCTCCGCTACGAGTCCTACATCGAACCGCTTCACACCGCCGCCACTTCGAGCGGCTCCGGCCGGCCGCCTGCCTTTTTGTCTCCCCCCCGCCCCCAATAAATGATTTCTTTTTACAGCAAACAGTCACTTATCCGAGAAGGGCCATCACTTCATTTAACGCAGCATCTGTTACATTCCAGTTACGTGAGCCACCTAACACCGTATGCGAGACACACATCTACCATCAGATCTCGGATCCCAGCCGTCAATGCGCAAAAGAAATAACAGCcgctcgttccgctccatcggaCG GAGAGGCTTCGTGGCTTAATCGACGAGAGGAACTGCCCCAACTTGATACGTCGGATGTACTGAATCCGATCAAGGAGCAGTTCCCCATCCTCTCCTACCGCGACTTCTACCAG CTTGCTGTGGTCGTAGCTGTTGAGGTCACTGGTGTGCCGGCGATCCCCGTCCATCGCGGAACCAACGATTACCAGGCGGCCGTCAATCAGTGCAAGGAGGAGCTCCATCGCTTCATCGCCGTGGAGAACTGCGCCCCCTTGATGCTTCGCATCGC atgGCACTTGGCGGGGAGGATGAGGTTCCAGGTGAACCGGCCTCGCCGAGTTGTAAATAACGATCTGCATGACGCCTTTGGGCGACTGGAGGGGATCAAGAGGAGGTTCCCCATGCTCTCCGACGGCGACTTCTACCAG CTTGCTGGGGTCGTGGCTTTTGAGGTTACCGGGGGGCCGGAGATCCACTTCCATCCCGGAAGTGAg AATCTTGCGCGGAGGGTCGAGGAGCTTGAAGAAAGTGATGAGAAGAAGGCTAAGGAGATCTTGGACTTGAAAGCCTCGTTGAAGAGGAACGGTGAGGACTTTCAGAATCTTGTGCGGAGGGTCAGGATGCTGGAAGAAAGCAATAATAAGAAACATGAGGAGATCTTGACCTTGAAAGCATTATTGACCAGGATCTAA